In Scatophagus argus isolate fScaArg1 chromosome 5, fScaArg1.pri, whole genome shotgun sequence, a genomic segment contains:
- the LOC124059066 gene encoding odorant receptor 131-2-like — MEANNSQIGGSSVRKINDRVIFVQVLVALFLCINFTLVTTFFMKDYFYTTMRYILFAITLLSDCTFLFLTDTLLVMSYFYFAIEMWLCLIMFIMLSVYTFVTPVTLTAMTLERYVAICMPLRHAELCSTRSALYCILIIHGLSSVPCIIILSIFFSTATLSVFRQNNVCTADVFTHQTWQRHFRSAISQFYFLIMFLIIVFCYVKIMKVAKAASGENKKSTWKGLRTVILHVFQLLLCLTQMWCPFIEAAVLKINFRLFIDVRYFNYIMFNLVPRSLSPLIYGLRDDKFFLALKYYAFCGFVNNQSLDLTN; from the coding sequence ATGGAGGCAAATAACTCTCAGATCGGTGGATCCTCAGTTAGGAAGATCAATGATCGGGTCATTTTTGTTCAGGTTTTGGTGGCACTTTTCCTTTGCATCAACTTTACGCTGGTCACAACTTTTTTTATGAAGGATTACTTCTACACAACCATGCGGTATATCTTATTTGCTATTACACTATTGTCTGATTGTACGTTTCTGTTCCTGACAGATACCCTGCTTGTTATgagctatttttattttgccataGAAATGTGGCTGTGTCTTATTATGTTCATCATGTTATCTGTGTACACTTTTGTCACACCAGTTACTCTGACAGCAATGACCCTGGAGCGCTACGTGGCCATTTGCATGCCCCTCCgacatgcagagctgtgctcCACACGCAGCGCTCTGTACTGCATCCTCATCATTCACGGCCTCAGCTCTGTACCCTGCATTATTATTCTGTCCATCTTCTTTTCAACTGCCACCCTCAGCgttttcagacaaaacaatgtctgcactgcagatgttttcaccCATCAAACCTGGCAGCGTCATTTTAGGTCAGCTATCAGTCAGTTTTACTTCTTGATCATGTTCcttattattgtattttgttatgttaaaataatgaaagtggCCAAAGCAGCATCAGGTGAGAATAAAAAGTCCACATGGAAAGGACTCAGAACTGTAATTCTTCATGtattccagctgctgctgtgtctcacaCAGATGTGGTGCCCGTTCATAGAAGCAGCTGTACTTAAAATCAATTTCAGGTTATTCATTGATGTCAGGTACTTTAATTATATCATGTTTAATCTTGTTCCAAGATCTCTGAGTCCTCTTATTTATGGACTCAGGGATGACAAGTTTTTTCTTGCGCTGAAATACTACGCTTTCTGTGGCTTTGTGAACAACCAATCCTTAGatttgacaaattaa
- the LOC124058990 gene encoding odorant receptor 131-2-like: MEANNSQIGGSSVRKINDRVIFVQVLVALFLCINFTLVTTFFMKDYFYTTMRYILFAITLLSDCTFLFLTDTLLVMSYFYFAIEMWPCLIMFIMLSVYTFVTPVTLTAMTLERYVAICMPLRHAELCSTRSALYCILIIHGLSSVPCIIILSIFFSTATLSIFRQNNVCTSDVFTHQTWQRHFRSAISQFYFLIMFIIIVFCYVKIMKVAKAASGENKKSTWKGLRTVILHAFQLLLCLTQMWCPFIEAAVLKINFRLFIDVRYFDYIMFNLVPRSLSPLIYGLRDDKFFLALKYYAFCGFVNNQSLDLTN; the protein is encoded by the coding sequence ATGGAGGCAAATAACTCTCAGATCGGTGGATCCTCAGTTAGGAAGATCAATGATCGGGTCATTTTTGTTCAGGTTTTGGTGGCACTTTTCCTTTGCATCAACTTTACGCTGGTCACAACTTTTTTTATGAAGGATTACTTCTACACAACCATGCGGTATATCTTATTTGCTATTACACTATTGTCTGATTGTACGTTTCTGTTCCTGACAGATACCCTGCTTGTTATgagctatttttattttgccataGAAATGTGGCCGTGTCTTATTATGTTcatcatgttgtctgtgtaCACTTTTGTCACACCAGTTACTCTGACAGCAATGACCCTGGAGCGCTACGTGGCCATTTGCATGCCCCTCCgacatgcagagctgtgctcCACACGCAGCGCTCTGTACTGCATCCTCATCATTCACGGCCTCAGCTCTGTACCCTGCATTATTATTCTGTCCATCTTCTTTTCAACTGCCACCTTGAGcattttcagacaaaacaacGTCTGCACTTCAGATGTTTTCACCCATCAAACCTGGCAGCGTCATTTTAGGTCAGCTATCAGTCAGTTTTACTTCTTGATCATgttcattattattgtattttgttatgttaaaataatgaaagtggCCAAAGCGGCATCAGGTGAGAATAAAAAGTCCACATGGAAAGGGCTCAGAACTGTAATTCTTCATGctttccagctgctgctgtgtctcacaCAGATGTGGTGCCCGTTCATAGAAGCAGCTGTACTTAAAATCAATTTCAGGTTATTCATTGATGTCAGGTACTTTGATTATATCATGTTTAATCTTGTTCCAAGATCTCTGAGTCCTCTTATTTATGGACTCAGGGATGACAAGTTTTTTCTTGCGCTGAAATACTACGCTTTCTGTGGCTTTGTGAACAACCAATCCTTAGatttgacaaattaa
- the LOC124059225 gene encoding odorant receptor 131-2-like, with translation MADNNISVTAGEFSQQQMNDKAIIVQILVVVFLCINFLLIVTFISKDVFYTTMRYILFAVTLLSDSIILIVSDVLLILIYFHVTMQVGLCVFVYILLVLCTFVTPVTLTAMTLERYVAICMPLRHAELCSTRNALYCILIIHGISSVPCIIILSIFFSLTSNTLYTQHRICSMNMFVFLRWQDHVKLGVYQCYFLIMIITIIFSYVNIMKVAKATSGENKKSSWKGIRTVILHAFQLLLCLIQLWCPFVETAVLQIDFTLYSHVRYFNYLTFNLAPRCLSPLIYGLRDEKFFLALKYTIPFRLHCAKNNV, from the coding sequence ATGGCTGATAACAACATCTCAGTTACTGCTGGTGAGTTCTCACAGCAACAGATGAATGATAAGGCCATAATAGTGCAGATCCTGGTGGTAGTTTTCCTCTGCATCAACTTTTTGCTCATTGTGACTTTTATTTCAAAAGATGTCTTCTATACAACCATGCGCTACATCTTATTTGCTGTTACACTACTGTCTGATAGCATAATATTAATCGTGTCAGATGTCCTGCTAATTTTGATCTATTTCCATGTCACTATGCAAGttggcttgtgtgtttttgtctatatattgttGGTGCTATGCACTTTTGTCACACCAGTTACTCTGACAGCAATGACCCTGGAGCGCTACGTGGCCATTTGCATGCCCCTCCgacatgcagagctgtgctcCACACGCAACGCTCTGTACTGCATCCTCATCATTCACGGCATCAGCTCTGTACCCTGCATTATTATTCTGTCCATCTTCTTTTCCTTGACCTCCAATACTTTGTATACACAGCACAGGATATGCTCTATGaacatgtttgtctttctaCGATGGCAGGATCATGTTAAATTAGGTGTATACCAGTGCTATTTCTTAATCATGATAATCACCATCATTTTCTCTTATGTGAACATAATGAAAGTGGCCAAAGCAACatcaggagaaaataaaaagtcttcCTGGAAAGGAATCAGAACAGTAATTCTTCATGctttccagctgctgctctgtctcatCCAGCTGTGGTGCCCATTTGTAGAAACTGCTGTGCTTCAAATTGATTTTACATTATATAGTCACGTAAGGTACTTTAACTACTTAACATTTAATCTAGCTCCTAGATGTCTGAGTCCTCTCATTTATGGCCTCAGGGATGAAAAGTTTTTTCTTGCATTAAAATACACCATCCCATTTCGACTTCATTGTGCAAAAAACAATGTGTAG
- the LOC124059059 gene encoding odorant receptor 131-2-like: MADNSSDGGEVVLSQNNNRIIIVQVVILIFLSTDLLLIVTFFKKECFHTTARYILFAVTLLSDSMFLLLSDILLLMIYFHFTIQVWLCIIISTVTALNVIATPVTLTAMTLERYVAICMPLRHAELCSTRSTLYCIHIIHGISSVPCIAVLSAFFASASRSMYRQYMICTVEIFVLKEWQSHVRSALQQFYFFIMCIIIIFCYIQIMKVAKAASGENKQSSSKGLKTVVLHAIQLLLCVIRLWCPFIEAAVLQVSVRLFIDVRYFNYIMFTLGPKCLSPLIYGLRDETFFHALKNNVLFGLSKRAI; the protein is encoded by the coding sequence ATGGCTGACAATTCATCGGATGGTGGTGAGGTAGTGTTGAGCCAGAATAATAACCGGATTATTATTGTCCAGGTTGTGATACTGATTTTTCTTAGCACTGATTTGTTACtcattgtgacatttttcaaaaaggaaTGCTTCCACACAACTGCACGCTACATCTTATTTGCTGTTACACTACTGTCTGATAGCATGTTTTTACTTCTATCTGATATCCTTCTTCTCATGATCTATTTTCACTTTACAATTCAAGTTTGGTTGTGTATCATTATCTCAACTGTTACAGCTCTGAATGTGATAGCCACACCAGTTACTCTGACAGCAATGACCCTGGAGCGCTACGTGGCCATTTGCATGCCCCTCCgacatgcagagctgtgctcCACACGCAGTACTCTGTACTGCATCCACATCATTCACGGCATCAGCTCTGTACCCTGCATTGCTGTTCTCTCCGCTTTCTTTGCATCAGCCTCTCGTAGCATGTACAGACAATACATGATATGCACTgtggaaatatttgttttgaaggAATGGCAGAGTCACgttagatcagctttacaacAGTTTTACTTCTTCATCATGTGCATCATCATTATATTCTGTTATATTCAAATAATGAAAGTAGCCAAAGCAGCATCAGGAGAGAATAAACAATCTTCAAGTAAAGGACTCAAAACAGTAGTTCTTCATGCTATCCAGCTACTGCTCTGCGTCATCCGTTTGTGGTGCCCATTCATAGAAGCAGCTGTGCTTCAGGTCAGTGTTAGGTTATTTATTGATGTTAGGTACTTTAACTACATAATGTTTACTCTTggtccaaaatgtctcagtCCTCTCATTTATGGCCTCAGAGATGAGACATTTTttcatgcactgaaaaacaatgttcTATTTGGCTTGTCCAAAAGAGCTATTTGA
- the LOC124059226 gene encoding odorant receptor 131-2-like, giving the protein MEANNSQIGGSSVKKINDRVIFVQVLVALFLCINFTLVTTFFMKDYFYTTMRYILFAITLLSDCTFLLISNTLLILVNFQYTIQMWLCLIIFIMLSVYTFVTPVTLTAMTLERYVAICMPLRHAELCSTRSALYCILIIHGLSSVPCIIILSIFFSTATLSVFRQNNVCTADVFTHQTWQRHFRSAISEFYFLIMFITIIFCYVKIMKVAKAASGENKKSTWKGLRTVILHVFQLLLCLTQMWCPFIEAAVLKINFRLFIDVRYFNYIMFNLVPRSLSPLIYGLRDDKFFLALKYYAFCGFVNNQSLDLTN; this is encoded by the coding sequence ATGGAGGCAAATAACTCTCAGATCGGTGGATCCTCGGTTAAGAAGATCAATGATCGGGTCATTTTTGTTCAGGTTTTGGTGGCACTTTTCCTTTGCATCAACTTTACGCTGGTCACAACTTTTTTTATGAAGGATTACTTCTACACAACCATGCGGTATATCTTATTTGCTATTACACTATTGTCTGACTGTACATTTTTACTCATATCTAATACCCTGCTAATTTTAGTAAATTTTCAATACACCATTCAAATGTGGCTGTGCCTTATTATATTcatcatgttgtctgtgtaCACTTTTGTCACACCAGTTACTCTGACAGCAATGACCCTGGAGCGCTACGTGGCCATTTGCATGCCCCTCCgacatgcagagctgtgctcCACACGCAGCGCTCTGTACTGCATCCTTATCATTCATGGCCTCAGCTCTGTACCCTGCATTATTATTCTGTCCATCTTCTTTTCAACTGCCACCCTCAGCgttttcagacaaaacaatgtctgcactgcagatgttttcaccCATCAAACCTGGCAGCGTCATTTTAGGTCAGCTATCAGTGAGTTTTACTTCTTGATCATgtttattactattatattctgttatgttaaaataatgaaagtggCCAAAGCGGCATCAGGTGAGAATAAAAAGTCCACATGGAAAGGGCTCAGAACTGTAATTCTTCATGtattccagctgctgctgtgtctcacaCAGATGTGGTGCCCGTTCATAGAAGCAGCTGTACTTAAAATCAATTTCAGGTTATTCATTGATGTCAGGTACTTTAATTATATCATGTTTAATCTTGTTCCAAGATCTCTGAGTCCTCTTATTTATGGACTCAGGGATGACAAGTTTTTTCTTGCGCTGAAATACTACGCTTTCTGTGGCTTTGTGAACAACCAATCCTTAGatttgacaaattaa